ACGGGAAAAAGTTGCAAGATACTTCCATACTAAAGCACGTGGCGGATCGACCAAAAGCTTTAACTGTGCGCCGTAATGTTGTGTATCTTCCAAAAGATTTTTCCAAGTTTGGGTAGGCAAAACAGCTGGTGGTATGGCTATGTGACAAGTGGAGCAGTTTTCTATGTATAATTGTTGTCCTAGTTGATATTGTGCTGGTACGATATCAACAGTACCTACCTCAGAGGTAGGAGTAGCACCATTGGCATGAGTTGCCAAAGCTAACAACCATCCCATAGCTAGACTCCAAGCCAAAATGACCAAAAGCAAACCGATGGGCTTTTGCTTTTGTTTTCGCTTACGTGATTGGCGCTTAACAATATTTGACATTCGTCACACTCACAAACTTTGGATATCGGCGCTTGTTGCACATCTTATGACATAGATAGCCAAGTATGTGTTTCAAAATGTTTGTCCACAAGCTTTAGCTTACTTGCGTTTGGTGGTCAGAATCGTAGTAAACATCATCAGGAAGCCACCTAAGATAATAGCGATCGCCAATCCTGCTGTAATTAAGTCCAGTGTATTGTTATCCATATTTACAAAACAGACAGTGAACAGTTATCAGTTATCAGTTATCAGTGAGCCTGCGCTGCAGGAGGGTTTCCAACGCCAGATACCAAGTGAGGGAGACCCTCCTACAGTACTGGCTCCTCCGTAGGCGACTGGCGAACCCGAAGGGTTATCAAGATTTCAAGCACTGATCACTGATAACTGATGACTCATTTAAAAATCTACCCCTTGTTTAAGTTCTACACCATGATTGGCATAGTGCTTGTGGCAGTATACTTCAGAGTGAACGCTAGCTAAGTCGAAGTATGCTGGTTGATTTTGGCAGCGACCTGTGATAATGATTTCGGTATCGCTGGGTTTACGAAGTAGAGCTTGAACAATCGGTTCAATCGGTAGGAGTTCCAAATCGACTGTCGGATTAAGCTCATCGAGAATAATCGTTTTGTACAATCCGGAGGCGATCGCAGTTTTAGCAATTTCCCAACCGCGTTCTGCTTCCACGTAGTCCAGTTCTTGACGGGAGTTGCGCCAGACAATCGCATCTCGTCCACAGCGTTGATGATCCACTACCTCTGGATAGGACTGCTGTAAAGCAGCTATGGCGGCATCTTCAGTATAACCCGTCCCACCTTTTAGCCATTGCATAATTAATACCCGAGTAGAACCTGGATGATTAATTCCTCTACCTATTGCTTTTAAGGCTTTGCCCAAGGCACTTGTTGATTTACCTTTGCCTGACCCAGTATAAATTTCAACACCCTGTATTCCATGTATTTTTGCGGTTGGGTGGACATGGGGTTTCATTTCTGAGTGTAAATCCGCAATATCGAGTAATTTTTGCGGTGCTGCACGCCCAGTAGCAATGATTTCTAATTCCTGTGTTTTAGATTTTAGTGTCCGTACCACTTCATCTACTCCAAGCAAACCTAAATCTAGGACGGGGTTAATTTCATCCAATACGACAACTGAATATAAACCGCTTGCGATCGCACCTTTAGCCACATCCCAACCCCTCGCCGCTTCGGCCCTGTCATAAGGCGTAATTTCTTCTGGTCCAAAGTATTCTGCTCTACCAGTACGAACTTGGTCAATCAGATGGGGAAAACCTCGTTGCAAGGCTGCTATAGCGCCATCCTCATCGTAATCCCGTTCTGGTCCTTTTAAAAACTGCAATAGCAAAACACGGTTACAATTATTGGGAGTATTTATCCCCAACCCTATAGAGCGCAACACGACTCCTAAAGCTGCTTGTGACTTGCCTTTACCTGCACCATCATAAACGTGAATTTGACCAGTAAGCCGTGAGGGGCGCAATTGCGCCGTACGAATACCAATGCTGTTCCTTGTCATCTTTTGAAAGCTTTAACGTCCGAGTCTTTGATCTTACCCAGGTTTGATCAGATTTCGTGCATCCAAGCCAATGCAGGGAGTTCGATTGAAGCAAACATGGCGTTGTGGGGTGTAAGGACTCTTCACACCTCACGCTCTATAAGGTATTGAAATATATGAAGAAATACAACAAGAGGATATGTAAACAAAAAGATGCTAAAAAACTGGAAGAATAAGATAAACTGTCAATGCCTAAAGGGCAGGGTGTAAAAATATAAGGTTGTAACGGCAACGC
This portion of the Brasilonema sennae CENA114 genome encodes:
- a CDS encoding cytochrome C — its product is MSNIVKRQSRKRKQKQKPIGLLLVILAWSLAMGWLLALATHANGATPTSEVGTVDIVPAQYQLGQQLYIENCSTCHIAIPPAVLPTQTWKNLLEDTQHYGAQLKLLVDPPRALVWKYLATFSRVQLQDEQTPYRINSSRYFKALHPRVKLPNPVQIGSCVTCHPSAKDFNFRRLTPEWDNSQ
- a CDS encoding cob(I)yrinic acid a,c-diamide adenosyltransferase; this translates as MTRNSIGIRTAQLRPSRLTGQIHVYDGAGKGKSQAALGVVLRSIGLGINTPNNCNRVLLLQFLKGPERDYDEDGAIAALQRGFPHLIDQVRTGRAEYFGPEEITPYDRAEAARGWDVAKGAIASGLYSVVVLDEINPVLDLGLLGVDEVVRTLKSKTQELEIIATGRAAPQKLLDIADLHSEMKPHVHPTAKIHGIQGVEIYTGSGKGKSTSALGKALKAIGRGINHPGSTRVLIMQWLKGGTGYTEDAAIAALQQSYPEVVDHQRCGRDAIVWRNSRQELDYVEAERGWEIAKTAIASGLYKTIILDELNPTVDLELLPIEPIVQALLRKPSDTEIIITGRCQNQPAYFDLASVHSEVYCHKHYANHGVELKQGVDF